A genomic stretch from Deltaproteobacteria bacterium includes:
- a CDS encoding methylmalonyl-CoA mutase small subunit codes for MSLPDSPAYPAAKELAQSWQTQVEADLKGADFTKRLVTQTYDGIAIAPLYNPLPGETVDDVGGMPGTFPHTRGDEPLSTSRSGWEIQQTYALNTPNLNDAVLRDLGKGVASVHLIASNDASSLDNASAALQGVHLNMASVYLSGGRHAEQSSKVLSKILRTHAEDATGSFMQDPIGGFAQGHPMAGSAEQALARLGQLSKMNQSEFPKMRTVSVSTEPYHAAGASDAQCLAYAIASGLSYLRAMETEGLNISEAASQIGFHLALDARFFAGISTIRALRTLWSKITDACGTAAGAWIRVHPARRILTKRDPWVNQLRNTATTFAGSVAGANAITTLPWDSTLRPADDFGRRVARNTQLVLEKESHLNRVIDPAGGSYFIEELTAQLCEKAWSIFQSVEAQGGMIAALRNGAIQSDIEAVYKARSASLAKRKQAITGVNQFPNLDEAALDPLPEMQPPAATPGSETIVALPVRPDAQAFEELRDLSDAFMARQGKRPALFSANLGTIAQHTGRATFSANLFACGGVESIAGVGSVSPEELVTAYKQSGTSVAVICGSDALYEQHATQVASALRDAGAKWIVLAGRPGKSEADLREAGVQDFIYLGCNALDALARVWKQWEAVS; via the coding sequence ATGAGCTTACCCGATTCTCCCGCCTACCCCGCAGCCAAAGAACTGGCGCAGTCATGGCAGACCCAAGTTGAGGCCGACCTTAAAGGGGCAGACTTTACCAAACGTCTCGTCACCCAAACCTACGACGGTATTGCCATTGCTCCGCTCTACAACCCGCTGCCCGGCGAAACGGTAGATGATGTAGGTGGAATGCCCGGGACGTTTCCCCACACACGCGGCGACGAGCCATTATCTACGAGCCGATCCGGATGGGAAATTCAACAAACCTACGCGCTCAACACACCCAATCTCAACGACGCCGTTTTACGCGACCTTGGTAAAGGGGTTGCATCGGTTCACTTGATCGCGAGTAACGATGCATCCAGCTTGGATAACGCCAGCGCCGCATTGCAAGGCGTTCACCTCAACATGGCGAGTGTGTACTTAAGCGGAGGGCGCCACGCCGAGCAATCATCGAAAGTCCTCTCCAAAATTCTTCGCACCCACGCCGAAGATGCAACTGGAAGCTTTATGCAAGACCCCATTGGCGGGTTTGCTCAAGGTCACCCTATGGCCGGCTCTGCGGAGCAGGCATTGGCTCGGCTTGGTCAACTTTCAAAGATGAACCAATCTGAATTTCCTAAAATGCGAACTGTCAGTGTTTCAACAGAGCCCTACCATGCTGCGGGGGCAAGTGACGCGCAGTGCCTCGCCTATGCCATCGCTTCCGGGCTGAGTTATCTACGTGCCATGGAAACAGAAGGTTTGAATATTAGCGAAGCAGCTTCCCAAATTGGATTTCACCTAGCACTCGATGCACGGTTCTTTGCGGGTATCTCTACCATCCGAGCTCTTCGAACTCTCTGGTCTAAGATAACCGATGCATGTGGAACGGCTGCCGGTGCGTGGATTCGAGTGCATCCAGCAAGGCGTATCCTTACCAAACGGGACCCTTGGGTGAATCAGCTTCGAAACACAGCGACCACCTTTGCTGGCTCTGTCGCTGGCGCCAATGCCATCACCACGCTGCCTTGGGATTCTACCCTTCGTCCGGCCGATGACTTCGGTCGGCGCGTAGCTCGTAATACTCAGCTGGTGCTCGAAAAAGAATCTCATCTCAATCGCGTGATCGATCCTGCTGGCGGGTCCTACTTCATCGAGGAGCTTACCGCTCAGCTTTGTGAAAAAGCATGGTCCATTTTTCAATCCGTAGAAGCACAAGGTGGCATGATTGCAGCACTGCGAAATGGCGCCATTCAATCGGATATCGAAGCTGTTTATAAAGCCCGATCTGCTTCACTTGCCAAACGCAAACAAGCGATTACTGGGGTTAATCAGTTCCCCAACCTCGATGAGGCTGCACTTGATCCCTTGCCGGAAATGCAACCGCCAGCAGCTACGCCCGGCTCTGAAACGATTGTTGCATTGCCTGTGAGACCCGATGCTCAAGCATTCGAAGAGCTTAGAGACTTAAGCGACGCCTTCATGGCACGACAGGGAAAGCGGCCTGCCCTCTTCTCGGCAAACCTGGGAACCATTGCACAGCATACCGGCCGAGCTACTTTCAGCGCGAACCTGTTTGCTTGTGGCGGTGTTGAGAGCATTGCTGGAGTAGGCAGTGTCTCACCTGAAGAACTCGTAACCGCGTACAAACAGTCAGGCACCTCAGTGGCTGTTATCTGCGGCAGCGACGCTTTGTATGAGCAACACGCAACACAAGTTGCATCGGCGCTACGTGATGCCGGAGCCAAGTGGATTGTGCTTGCCGGGCGCCCCGGTAAAAGTGAAGCTGACCTTCGCGAAGCCGGTGTTCAAGACTTTATCTACCTAGGATGCAACGCATTGGATGCTCTCGCCCGGGTGTGGAAGCAGTGGGAGGCAGTATCATGA
- the scpA gene encoding methylmalonyl-CoA mutase, with protein sequence MSQIPDFTQVPWQAKGNPNLDAWQQQASKQMGHAPDASSWLTPEQIGIKPLYSAADLQGLDHLGTVPGAPPYLRGPYSSMYVMRPWTVRQYAGFSTAEQSNAFYRKNLAAGQKGLSIAFDLATHRGYDSDHPRVKGDVGMAGVAIDSILDMRILFDKIPLDQMSVSMTMNGAVLPIMALYIVAAEEQGVAPKDLAGTIQNGILKEFMVRNTYIYPPSPSMRAIADIFGYTSQHMPRFNSISISGYHMQEAGATADLELAYTLSDGLEYVRTGVQAGLDVDAFCPRLSFFWAIGMNFFMEVAKLRAGRILWSRLISGFNPKNKKSLSLRTHSQTSGWSLTAQDVYNNVSRTCIEAMAATQGHTQSLHTNALDEALALPTDFSARIARNTQLFLQQETDTCVSADPWGGSYYVEKLTHDLVQKAWSHMQEVEELGGMAKAITQGLPKMRIEEAAARTQARIDSGAQTVMGINAFALEEEERVDVRQVDNSAVLAAQLARLKKLRAERDPKAADTALHNLTQAAERKEGNLLDLSVQAARARCTVGEISDSLEKVFGRHKATIHAIRGVYNKELSAGGYDMEPIQKAIEKFERLEGRRPRVLLAKMGQDGHDRGQKVIATAFADAGFDVDIGPLFQTPEETARQAVENDVHVVGVSSLAAGHLTLVPELLSELTKLGRADILIVVGGVIPPQDYEALFAAGASAIFGPGTVIPKAAIELLEKLEERLGLQEGDS encoded by the coding sequence ATGAGCCAAATACCCGACTTTACCCAAGTACCCTGGCAAGCCAAGGGCAACCCCAATCTAGATGCGTGGCAACAACAAGCCAGCAAACAAATGGGCCATGCTCCAGATGCATCCAGCTGGCTCACGCCTGAACAGATTGGGATTAAGCCACTCTACAGCGCAGCCGACCTCCAAGGGCTCGACCATCTCGGTACAGTTCCTGGTGCCCCCCCATACCTACGCGGTCCCTACTCCAGCATGTATGTCATGCGCCCCTGGACAGTCCGACAATATGCAGGGTTCTCAACCGCAGAGCAGTCCAATGCATTTTATAGGAAGAACCTTGCTGCTGGCCAAAAGGGCCTGAGTATAGCCTTCGACCTTGCCACCCACCGAGGTTACGACTCCGACCACCCACGGGTGAAGGGGGACGTGGGCATGGCCGGTGTGGCCATCGATAGCATTCTCGATATGCGAATCCTTTTCGACAAGATACCTTTGGATCAGATGTCGGTTTCGATGACGATGAACGGAGCCGTACTCCCCATCATGGCGCTCTATATTGTGGCGGCCGAGGAACAAGGCGTAGCTCCTAAGGACCTCGCAGGAACCATTCAAAACGGTATCCTCAAAGAGTTCATGGTGCGTAACACCTACATTTATCCGCCGTCCCCAAGCATGCGAGCCATCGCTGATATCTTTGGTTACACCAGCCAGCATATGCCACGCTTTAACAGCATCAGCATCAGCGGCTACCATATGCAAGAAGCAGGAGCCACGGCCGATCTTGAGCTGGCTTATACGCTTTCAGATGGTTTGGAGTATGTTCGCACGGGCGTTCAAGCCGGTCTCGATGTAGATGCTTTCTGCCCACGGCTCTCATTCTTTTGGGCCATTGGCATGAACTTCTTCATGGAGGTTGCCAAACTTCGAGCCGGAAGAATCTTATGGAGCCGGCTCATCTCAGGATTTAACCCTAAGAATAAGAAGAGCCTCTCCCTTCGTACCCACAGCCAAACCAGTGGCTGGAGCCTTACTGCCCAAGACGTTTACAACAACGTCAGCCGAACCTGTATCGAAGCAATGGCTGCAACCCAAGGTCACACCCAAAGCCTACATACCAATGCACTCGACGAAGCACTGGCTTTACCAACCGATTTCTCGGCTCGTATTGCTCGTAACACTCAGCTTTTTCTCCAACAAGAAACCGACACATGCGTATCGGCAGATCCTTGGGGCGGAAGTTACTACGTAGAAAAACTAACCCACGACCTCGTTCAAAAAGCATGGTCGCATATGCAAGAGGTTGAAGAACTCGGTGGCATGGCTAAGGCCATCACTCAAGGTCTTCCGAAAATGCGAATTGAGGAAGCGGCTGCCCGGACTCAAGCTCGAATCGACTCAGGCGCTCAAACCGTCATGGGTATCAATGCTTTCGCGCTCGAAGAAGAAGAGCGAGTGGATGTACGTCAAGTAGACAATTCCGCCGTACTCGCAGCTCAACTCGCTCGTCTCAAGAAGCTTCGTGCTGAACGTGACCCGAAAGCGGCAGACACTGCCCTGCACAACCTCACCCAGGCCGCAGAACGTAAAGAAGGCAATCTTCTCGACCTGAGCGTGCAAGCCGCTCGCGCACGTTGTACAGTAGGAGAGATTAGCGACTCACTCGAAAAGGTATTCGGACGCCACAAAGCGACCATTCATGCCATTCGGGGTGTTTACAACAAAGAACTCAGTGCCGGTGGTTACGACATGGAGCCCATCCAAAAAGCCATTGAAAAATTCGAAAGACTCGAAGGCCGTCGTCCACGGGTTTTGTTGGCTAAAATGGGTCAAGATGGTCACGACCGCGGACAGAAGGTGATTGCCACAGCCTTCGCCGACGCTGGTTTCGATGTAGACATTGGTCCTTTATTCCAAACACCGGAAGAGACCGCACGCCAAGCCGTCGAAAACGATGTTCACGTAGTGGGCGTAAGCTCTTTAGCAGCCGGTCACCTTACCCTGGTACCCGAGCTGCTCTCAGAGCTAACCAAGCTTGGGCGTGCAGACATCCTCATCGTTGTAGGTGGCGTGATTCCTCCGCAAGATTACGAAGCACTTTTCGCAGCCGGAGCGAGTGCTATTTTTGGGCCCGGTACCGTGATTCCAAAGGCCGCCATCGAGCTTCTCGAGAAACTCGAAGAACGGCTCGGGCTCCAAGAAGGCGATAGCTAA
- the meaB gene encoding methylmalonyl Co-A mutase-associated GTPase MeaB, whose translation MTPRRPKLSLEELRDGVLSGNRGILARAITLMESSRPADQTRASNLLTELMPHTGNSMRVGITGVPGVGKSTFIETLGGHLTSQGRRVAVLAVDPSSAKSGGSILGDKTRMDTLSIDANAFIRPSPASGTLGGVASKTREAILCCEAAGFDTVLVETVGVGQSELVVADMTDFFLVLMLAGAGDELQGIKRGLMELADMLVVNKADGDMQAKANRAAQTYRSALALLHTGENGWKPPVLTCSALNNIGVDGVWDKVTEHHDQALENKTLHTRRTEQQLKWLWSMVNDELQTSLKSHPSMQQKVAQVEDAVRSAKTPPTRAARELLSAFYHELALQS comes from the coding sequence ATGACACCGCGGCGCCCCAAACTAAGCCTCGAAGAACTACGAGACGGGGTACTATCGGGCAACCGTGGCATTCTTGCCCGAGCGATTACTCTGATGGAGTCGTCACGGCCCGCAGATCAAACGAGAGCCTCCAACCTACTCACAGAACTTATGCCTCATACGGGCAACTCCATGAGAGTTGGCATCACTGGTGTACCAGGCGTTGGTAAAAGCACCTTTATAGAAACCCTTGGCGGGCATCTAACAAGTCAGGGGCGCAGAGTCGCGGTGCTTGCAGTAGACCCATCCAGTGCGAAGTCTGGCGGCAGTATTCTTGGCGACAAAACCCGAATGGATACTTTGAGCATCGATGCCAATGCATTTATTCGTCCATCCCCCGCCTCTGGTACTTTAGGTGGTGTGGCGAGCAAAACCCGAGAGGCGATTCTCTGCTGTGAAGCAGCCGGTTTCGATACAGTGCTCGTTGAAACTGTGGGAGTTGGTCAATCCGAGCTCGTTGTAGCCGATATGACCGATTTCTTTTTGGTCCTGATGCTGGCCGGAGCCGGCGACGAACTTCAAGGGATCAAACGCGGCCTTATGGAGCTGGCTGATATGCTTGTGGTCAACAAAGCCGATGGCGACATGCAAGCCAAAGCCAACCGAGCCGCGCAAACCTACCGCAGTGCCTTGGCACTTCTCCACACCGGAGAAAACGGCTGGAAGCCGCCCGTCCTTACCTGCAGCGCCTTAAACAACATCGGTGTAGATGGTGTTTGGGATAAGGTCACGGAACATCACGACCAAGCGCTCGAAAACAAGACTCTGCATACGCGGCGAACCGAGCAACAGCTCAAGTGGTTATGGTCCATGGTAAACGACGAACTTCAAACTTCGTTAAAAAGCCACCCGTCCATGCAGCAAAAAGTTGCCCAAGTTGAAGATGCAGTTCGCTCAGCAAAAACACCACCAACCCGGGCTGCCAGAGAGCTTCTCAGCGCTTTCTACCATGAACTTGCTCTTCAATCTTGA
- a CDS encoding AarF/ABC1/UbiB kinase family protein, with the protein MATKIGQMMSYVDGLIPPEHRDAFEQTMAKLQSAAPQSDPQAIRQLVEEQLGAPVSELFTEWEDKPVASASIGQVHKAKLADGRVVAVKVQHPGIVEAMDADLQNANVIEAILSLMGTAKFDSKRLTEEVKTRFREELDYELEASRQKLFQDVHKDDPWIRIPKVVDERSSKRVFTTEWIEGLSFEDARKASPQLRKQWAETLWRFVYRANLLGGLFNADPHPGNYFFQEDGGVGFVDFGCVQPIENERLEYARKLHVATHRGDREAFNEAACRML; encoded by the coding sequence GTGGCTACGAAAATTGGCCAGATGATGAGCTATGTAGATGGTCTAATTCCTCCCGAGCATCGCGACGCTTTCGAGCAAACAATGGCCAAGCTTCAGTCGGCTGCGCCACAATCTGATCCTCAAGCCATCCGCCAACTTGTTGAAGAGCAGTTGGGGGCTCCGGTTTCCGAGTTGTTTACCGAGTGGGAAGATAAGCCGGTCGCAAGTGCATCCATTGGTCAGGTTCATAAAGCCAAATTGGCAGACGGACGGGTGGTCGCTGTCAAAGTACAGCATCCGGGAATCGTTGAGGCCATGGACGCCGATTTGCAAAATGCGAATGTGATTGAGGCCATATTGAGCCTCATGGGCACGGCTAAGTTTGACTCTAAGCGTTTAACTGAAGAAGTGAAAACACGGTTTCGTGAGGAACTTGACTACGAATTGGAGGCAAGCCGGCAGAAGCTGTTTCAGGATGTTCATAAAGATGATCCATGGATCCGCATTCCAAAGGTCGTGGATGAACGGTCTTCAAAGCGCGTGTTTACGACCGAGTGGATTGAAGGCTTATCTTTTGAAGATGCTCGTAAAGCCTCGCCGCAGTTGCGTAAACAGTGGGCCGAAACTCTCTGGCGTTTTGTTTACCGAGCCAATTTGCTGGGCGGGTTGTTCAATGCCGATCCACACCCTGGAAACTACTTTTTCCAAGAAGATGGTGGGGTGGGTTTTGTCGATTTTGGTTGTGTGCAGCCCATTGAAAATGAGCGCTTAGAATACGCCCGTAAACTGCATGTAGCCACGCACCGAGGCGACCGTGAAGCCTTTAACGAAGCGGCGTGCCGGATGCTCA
- a CDS encoding DNA-binding protein: protein MGTLLATRLAPGTCLKSALEEAVQTHSLKAAAVLSCVGSLQSAHLRLAGAKETQRFQGPFEIVSLVGTLSPDGVHIHISIADAKGEVIGGHLLAGNIIHTTAELVLMICDALTFSRPLDPLTGYGELEIGKHPS from the coding sequence CTGGGAACGCTATTGGCCACACGACTCGCGCCAGGAACCTGCCTCAAAAGTGCACTGGAAGAGGCGGTACAGACTCACTCTCTTAAGGCCGCGGCCGTGTTATCATGTGTGGGTAGCCTGCAAAGTGCTCATCTTCGACTTGCTGGAGCCAAAGAGACACAAAGATTTCAAGGTCCATTCGAGATAGTTTCTTTAGTGGGCACGCTTTCCCCCGATGGTGTCCACATCCATATCAGTATCGCTGATGCCAAAGGAGAAGTCATAGGCGGTCATCTGCTCGCCGGAAACATCATCCACACCACGGCGGAGCTGGTTCTTATGATCTGTGATGCTCTCACATTCAGCCGCCCTCTTGATCCTCTAACCGGATACGGTGAACTCGAAATAGGTAAGCACCCATCATGA